In Primulina eburnea isolate SZY01 chromosome 14, ASM2296580v1, whole genome shotgun sequence, the following proteins share a genomic window:
- the LOC140813361 gene encoding uncharacterized protein isoform X2, with translation MLIDDLDRFNSYPWGRVAFRDAVRCLKKDLLGRYTYLTETQGRKEVDESFLIGGFVLPLQILAYEYYPSVAQKFAKRRDVVDGLTLPRMFQWVTNKWASNRAPSAVDVVAAFGDCALDELVSPYYTTGVFDDSATDEVITRYSSCGGRVRQSFVASTLWSLPQSSTHIYLQMFRAPLLHIHLRIMPSPVLLMSLDPAHVRVLESTLDSILPVAHHPWSVVSRDG, from the exons ATGCTTATAGATGATTTGGATAGGTTTAACAGTTATCCGTGGGGTAGAGTAGCCTTTCGTGATGCGGTCCGATGTTTGAAGAAGGACCTTTTAGGGCGATATACTTACCTGACCGAGACACAGGGTCGGAAAGAAGTTGATGAGAGCTTCCTTATTGGTGGTTTTGTGCTGCCTCTGCAG ATACTCGCTTATGAATATTATCCGAGCGTGGCACAAAAGTTTGCAAAGAGAAGAGATGTGGTGGACGGTTTGACGTTGCCCAGGATGTTTCAGTGGGTGACTAACAAGTGGGCCTCAAACCGTGCCCCATCTGCTGTTGACGTCGTGGCAGCTTTTGGTGACTGTGCTTTAGAT GAGCTCGTTTCACCTTATTATACCACTGGGGTTTTTGATGATTCTGCGACCGATGAGGTCATCACTCGGTACTCGAGTTGTGGAGGCAGGGTCAGACAGTCATTTGTAGCGAGCACGCTCTGGAGTCTCCCTCAGTCCAGCACACACATTTATCTCCAGATGTTTCGAGCACCCCTTCTGCACATTCATCTCCGAATCATGCCATCACCCGTTCTGCTCATGTCGCTAGATCCAGCTCACGTACGGGTCCTAGAGTCCACTTTGGACTCAATTCTTCCCGTCGCCCATCACCCATGGAGCGTCGTTTCGAGAGACGGTTGA
- the LOC140813361 gene encoding uncharacterized protein isoform X1 — translation MLIDDLDRFNSYPWGRVAFRDAVRCLKKDLLGRYTYLTETQGRKEVDESFLIGGFVLPLQILAYEYYPSVAQKFAKRRDVVDGLTLPRMFQWVTNKWASNRAPSAVDVVAAFGDCALDDCLGCLTPTPKELVSPYYTTGVFDDSATDEVITRYSSCGGRVRQSFVASTLWSLPQSSTHIYLQMFRAPLLHIHLRIMPSPVLLMSLDPAHVRVLESTLDSILPVAHHPWSVVSRDG, via the exons ATGCTTATAGATGATTTGGATAGGTTTAACAGTTATCCGTGGGGTAGAGTAGCCTTTCGTGATGCGGTCCGATGTTTGAAGAAGGACCTTTTAGGGCGATATACTTACCTGACCGAGACACAGGGTCGGAAAGAAGTTGATGAGAGCTTCCTTATTGGTGGTTTTGTGCTGCCTCTGCAG ATACTCGCTTATGAATATTATCCGAGCGTGGCACAAAAGTTTGCAAAGAGAAGAGATGTGGTGGACGGTTTGACGTTGCCCAGGATGTTTCAGTGGGTGACTAACAAGTGGGCCTCAAACCGTGCCCCATCTGCTGTTGACGTCGTGGCAGCTTTTGGTGACTGTGCTTTAGAT GATTGTCTTGGATGTTTGACTCCTACTCCTAAGGAGCTCGTTTCACCTTATTATACCACTGGGGTTTTTGATGATTCTGCGACCGATGAGGTCATCACTCGGTACTCGAGTTGTGGAGGCAGGGTCAGACAGTCATTTGTAGCGAGCACGCTCTGGAGTCTCCCTCAGTCCAGCACACACATTTATCTCCAGATGTTTCGAGCACCCCTTCTGCACATTCATCTCCGAATCATGCCATCACCCGTTCTGCTCATGTCGCTAGATCCAGCTCACGTACGGGTCCTAGAGTCCACTTTGGACTCAATTCTTCCCGTCGCCCATCACCCATGGAGCGTCGTTTCGAGAGACGGTTGA